A segment of the Panacibacter ginsenosidivorans genome:
TATATAAGAGGCAACATAAGGTGCTTCAATTCTTTCAAATTTAGCTATACCGATTTTCTCACCGATCGCAGCAAGTTTATCGTTGATAAGATCTGCTACTTTAGAACCATTTACGTTTACTTCACTTAATTCTTCTGCACTCTTTACATTGTTGGCTACTGCAGCATCAGCAATACTCTGTGCAAATGCAACGAAGTCTGCATTCTTGCTTACGAAGTCGGTTTCGCAACTGATACAAACAATAAAACCTGTTTTGTTATCTGCTGAAGTCTTTGCAATGATCACACCTTCTTTTGCTTCACGGTCGCTGCGTTTTGCAGCAACTTTCTGGCCCTGTTTGCGCAACCAGTCGATGGCAGCTTCAAAATCGCCATTAGTTTCTGTTAAGGCCTTACGGCAATCCATCATACCTGCGCCAGTTGTCTGGCGAAGTTTGTTGATGTCGGCTGCAGTTATTTGAACTGTTGTTGACATAAAATATAATTTGAAGATTGAGAATTTGAAAATCTGAAAATGAGCGGCAAAAGTTTTTTTACAACAATCATTTTCTGCGTTAAGAAAAGTTGAACACATAGGTCCATAAAGAACTAAGCGTACAAGAGTGCGACGCAACGGAAGTTGAATAGCGTTATAAAAGTTGGGTCAATAATCACCTCACAAATGATAATGATTATTGACCCATTATTTTTTGTGATTCAATTATCTTCTTCCGCCACCTGCACCGCTACCGCCTGGTGCACCGCCGCCTTGTGGCCTGCGGCTTGCGCCACCTGGTACACGGCGTTTAGGTTGGCCACCACCTGCACCACCACGGCCACCGCCACGGGAACCACCGCGACCGCCACGTGCTGCTTCAGCTTCAGCCTCTGCCTGTAAACGCGCCGCTCTTTTTTCTGCCTCGTTATCTGTTTCTTCTACTTCTTCATCTTTAGAAGCCTGGCGTTCTGCCAAACCTTCTGCAATGGCAGCAGTAATATAATTAGTGATGATAGCGATTGATTTTGTAGCATCATCATTGGCAGGAATAGAGTAATCAACTTTGTTAGGATCGCAGTTTGTATCTACCATACCGAATGTGGTAATGCCCAAACGTTTTGCTTCCGCCAAAGCAATGTGCTCGTGTCCGATATCAACGATGAACAATGCTGCAGGAAGACGGCCAAGCTGAGCGATACCACCCAATACTTTTTCCATCTTGTCTTTATCACGGCTCAATGTTAAACGTTCTTTCTTGGTAAGACTTTCAGCGCTGCCGTCGTTCAGCATCTTTTCAATGCTCTGCATTTTCTTAACGCTCTTACGAACAGTATTGAAATTAGTAAGCATGCCACCCAACCAACGCTCAGTTGCGTAAGGCATATTTACTTTTTTGGCGCATTCGCTAACGATCTCTTTCGCCTGCTTTTTAGTAGCAACGAACATGATCTTTTTACCGCTCTTAGCTATCTGCTTCATAGCAGCTGCAGTTTCCTGCAAACCGTCAACTGTTCTGTTAAGATCAATGATGTGAATACCTTTCTTCTCTGCGAAGATGTAAGGCAACATCTTTGGGTTCCACTTCTTCTTGAGGTGACCAAAATGTACACCTGCTTCGAGCAACTGTTGCTGTAAAGAAGTATTTTGTTCCATTTTACTTTATTGTTGTAATTGTTTTGAATATTGTTTGTTCCCGGTTCCCGGTTTCCAGATACCAGTTAAAACCGGTAACCAGCAACCTGTAACAGGCATCCAGATTAACGTTTGCTGAACTGATAGCTTCTGCGAGCTTTCTTATGACCAAATTTCTTACGTTCCACACCACGTGGGTCACGTTTAAGAAAACCAGCAGCTTTTAAAGCAGGGCGGTATTCTGCGTTTACTTCGAGCAGTGCACGTGCAATGCCGAGTTTAGCAGCTTCTGCCTGGCCTTTAATACCACCGCCTGCTGCATTGATCTTTACATCAAATTTATCAGTAGCTTCAATGGCTTTTAAAGGTGCAACTACCTGGTTCTGCAGGTATGCAAGCGAGAAATATTCTTTGTAGTCTTTGTCGTTTATAGTGATCTTACCATCACCCTTGCTTAAGAAAACACGGGTAACAGCTTCTTTACGGCGACCAACTGCGTTTTTTTGCTTTTCCATTTATTTTTTTGCTTTGAGCTTTAAGCTTTGGGCTTTCAGCAATTTTTTAGAATTTAAATGCTTTAGGTTGCTGTGCTGTGTGAGGGTGTTTATCACCTGCATACACAAACAATTTCTTATACATCTTACGGCCAAGACGGTTTTTAGGAAGCATGCCTTTTACAGCTCTTTCCATTACCACTTCAGGACGGCGTTTAATAAGATCCTGTGCTGCTTCTTCTTTTTTACCACCTGGGTAACCAGAGTAGTTGATGTATTGTTTGTCATGGAATTTGTTACCTGTAAAAACAACTTTGTCAGCGTTTGTTACGATAACATAATCGCCGCAATCTACGTGCGGTGTATAATACGCCTTGTTCTT
Coding sequences within it:
- the rpsB gene encoding 30S ribosomal protein S2: MEQNTSLQQQLLEAGVHFGHLKKKWNPKMLPYIFAEKKGIHIIDLNRTVDGLQETAAAMKQIAKSGKKIMFVATKKQAKEIVSECAKKVNMPYATERWLGGMLTNFNTVRKSVKKMQSIEKMLNDGSAESLTKKERLTLSRDKDKMEKVLGGIAQLGRLPAALFIVDIGHEHIALAEAKRLGITTFGMVDTNCDPNKVDYSIPANDDATKSIAIITNYITAAIAEGLAERQASKDEEVEETDNEAEKRAARLQAEAEAEAARGGRGGSRGGGRGGAGGGQPKRRVPGGASRRPQGGGAPGGSGAGGGRR
- the rpsI gene encoding 30S ribosomal protein S9 — protein: MEKQKNAVGRRKEAVTRVFLSKGDGKITINDKDYKEYFSLAYLQNQVVAPLKAIEATDKFDVKINAAGGGIKGQAEAAKLGIARALLEVNAEYRPALKAAGFLKRDPRGVERKKFGHKKARRSYQFSKR
- the rplM gene encoding 50S ribosomal protein L13, which codes for MSKLHFTTKSANEATVQRDWYIVDGTNQTVGRIASKIAAVLRGKNKAYYTPHVDCGDYVIVTNADKVVFTGNKFHDKQYINYSGYPGGKKEEAAQDLIKRRPEVVMERAVKGMLPKNRLGRKMYKKLFVYAGDKHPHTAQQPKAFKF
- the tsf gene encoding translation elongation factor Ts; translated protein: MSTTVQITAADINKLRQTTGAGMMDCRKALTETNGDFEAAIDWLRKQGQKVAAKRSDREAKEGVIIAKTSADNKTGFIVCISCETDFVSKNADFVAFAQSIADAAVANNVKSAEELSEVNVNGSKVADLINDKLAAIGEKIGIAKFERIEAPYVASYIHGANRMGVLVGLSKEAAEAGKDVAMQIAAMNPVAVDAASVPAATIERERNIVIETMKADPKMAGKTDEMLGKIAEGKLNAFFKEQTLLAQAFVKDAGISVETYLKSVDPSLKVTEFKRVALG